From the genome of Papaver somniferum cultivar HN1 chromosome 2, ASM357369v1, whole genome shotgun sequence, one region includes:
- the LOC113348526 gene encoding serine/threonine-protein kinase HT1-like isoform X1 has translation MVKCFFFRALLCFRKGKKKSISLPSTSKNPASEMENMEKRRFDSLESWSMLLDSETVDTWEASHYEDDDNEDQGKEEWTADLSQLFIGNKFASGAHSRIYRGIYKQRAVAVKMVRVPNQDEETRDLLEKQFTSEVALLSRLLHPNIVQFIAACKKPPVYCIITEYMSQGTLRMYLNKKQPYSLSTETILRLALDISRGMQYLHSQGVMHRDLKSNNLLLNDEMRVKVADFGTSCLETQCRASKGNMGTYRWMAPEMIKEKPYTKKVDVYSFGIVLWELTTALLPFQGMTPVQAAFAVAEKKFRLVSYQCQFALNLIWKDVCQRLFFFPSFVSQKARPPLPANCQPALANLIKRCWASNPSKRPDFTYIVSVLENYDECVKDGVPLPSHSSGQNVILGRFKDCISVNSSVPVHA, from the exons ATGGTGAAGTGTTTTTTCTTTAGAGCACTACTTTGCTTTaggaaagggaagaagaaatcaaTATCTCTTCCTTCAACATCAAAGAATCCAGCCTCTGAAATGGAGAATATGGAGAAAAGAAGATTTGATAGTTTGGAATCATGGTCAATGTTACTTGATTCTGAAACTGTGGATACTTGGGAGGCATCACAttatgaagatgatgataatgagGATCAAGGTAAAGAAGAATGGACAGCTGATCTTTCTCAATTGTTTATCGGTAACAAGTTTGCTTCTGGAGCTCATAGTAGGATTTACCGTGGGATTTACAAGCAAAGAGCAGTTGCAGTCAAAATGGTGAGAGTTcccaaccaagatgaagaaacccGGGACTTACTTGAGAAACAATTCACGTCTGAAGTTGCTCTGCTTTCACGCCTTCTTCATCCCAATATTGTTCAG TTCATTGCAGCGTGTAAAAAGCCTCCGGTGTACTGCATTATCACCGAATACATGTCACAAGGAACTCTGAGGATGTACTTAAACAAGAAACAGCCTTACTCGCTCTCAACTGAAACAATTCTGCGGTTAGCACTTGATATTTCTCGAGGTATGCAGTATCTTCACTCACAAGGGGTGATGCACAGAGATCTCAAATCAAATAATCTGCTACTGAATGACGAGATGCGAGTTAAAGTGGCAGATTTTGGTACCTCGTGTCTTGAAACACAGTGTAGAGCATCAAAAGGTAACATGGGAACTTACCGCTGGATGGCACCAGAGATGATCAAGGAGAAACCTTACACAAAAAAGGTCGATGTCTATAGCTTTGGTATCGTGCTTTGGGAGCTCACAACAGCTCTGCTCCCATTTCAAGGGATGACGCCTGTTCAGGCTGCATTTGCTGTCGCAGAAAAG AAATTTCggcttgttagttatcagtgccAATTTGCCTTGAATCTGATATGGAAAGATGTATGCCAAAGGTTGTTCTTTTTCCCATCTTTTGTTTCCCAG AAAGCGAGACCGCCATTGCCAGCTAATTGTCAGCCTGCGCTTGCAAATCTAATTAAACGATGTTGGGCTTCAAATCCATCAAAGAGACCTGATTTTACCTACATTGTATCTGTCTTGGAGAACTACGATGAGTGTGTTAAGGATGGAGTTCCTCTTCCCTCTCATTCATCAGGCCAGAACGTGATCTTAGGCCGCTTCAAGGACTGCATTTCGGTGAACTCATCTGTTCCTGTACATGCATGA
- the LOC113348526 gene encoding serine/threonine-protein kinase HT1-like isoform X2: MVKCFFFRALLCFRKGKKKSISLPSTSKNPASEMENMEKRRFDSLESWSMLLDSETVDTWEASHYEDDDNEDQGKEEWTADLSQLFIGNKFASGAHSRIYRGIYKQRAVAVKMVRVPNQDEETRDLLEKQFTSEVALLSRLLHPNIVQFIAACKKPPVYCIITEYMSQGTLRMYLNKKQPYSLSTETILRLALDISRGMQYLHSQGVMHRDLKSNNLLLNDEMRVKVADFGTSCLETQCRASKGNMGTYRWMAPEMIKEKPYTKKVDVYSFGIVLWELTTALLPFQGMTPVQAAFAVAEKKARPPLPANCQPALANLIKRCWASNPSKRPDFTYIVSVLENYDECVKDGVPLPSHSSGQNVILGRFKDCISVNSSVPVHA, encoded by the exons ATGGTGAAGTGTTTTTTCTTTAGAGCACTACTTTGCTTTaggaaagggaagaagaaatcaaTATCTCTTCCTTCAACATCAAAGAATCCAGCCTCTGAAATGGAGAATATGGAGAAAAGAAGATTTGATAGTTTGGAATCATGGTCAATGTTACTTGATTCTGAAACTGTGGATACTTGGGAGGCATCACAttatgaagatgatgataatgagGATCAAGGTAAAGAAGAATGGACAGCTGATCTTTCTCAATTGTTTATCGGTAACAAGTTTGCTTCTGGAGCTCATAGTAGGATTTACCGTGGGATTTACAAGCAAAGAGCAGTTGCAGTCAAAATGGTGAGAGTTcccaaccaagatgaagaaacccGGGACTTACTTGAGAAACAATTCACGTCTGAAGTTGCTCTGCTTTCACGCCTTCTTCATCCCAATATTGTTCAG TTCATTGCAGCGTGTAAAAAGCCTCCGGTGTACTGCATTATCACCGAATACATGTCACAAGGAACTCTGAGGATGTACTTAAACAAGAAACAGCCTTACTCGCTCTCAACTGAAACAATTCTGCGGTTAGCACTTGATATTTCTCGAGGTATGCAGTATCTTCACTCACAAGGGGTGATGCACAGAGATCTCAAATCAAATAATCTGCTACTGAATGACGAGATGCGAGTTAAAGTGGCAGATTTTGGTACCTCGTGTCTTGAAACACAGTGTAGAGCATCAAAAGGTAACATGGGAACTTACCGCTGGATGGCACCAGAGATGATCAAGGAGAAACCTTACACAAAAAAGGTCGATGTCTATAGCTTTGGTATCGTGCTTTGGGAGCTCACAACAGCTCTGCTCCCATTTCAAGGGATGACGCCTGTTCAGGCTGCATTTGCTGTCGCAGAAAAG AAAGCGAGACCGCCATTGCCAGCTAATTGTCAGCCTGCGCTTGCAAATCTAATTAAACGATGTTGGGCTTCAAATCCATCAAAGAGACCTGATTTTACCTACATTGTATCTGTCTTGGAGAACTACGATGAGTGTGTTAAGGATGGAGTTCCTCTTCCCTCTCATTCATCAGGCCAGAACGTGATCTTAGGCCGCTTCAAGGACTGCATTTCGGTGAACTCATCTGTTCCTGTACATGCATGA